A single region of the Thermodesulfobacteriota bacterium genome encodes:
- a CDS encoding M48 family metallopeptidase, producing the protein MRTLASLFTVLAFAGCAPTLKTPEVSGEEARVEAEKQREMAFSVFTKRWTRLMGISMPLLVAGAGFCRDDLRSSYGFLVHDSFSYGEDFRDIAESRFGFGDGVAVRYVHPELAAAGAGLMAGDRLVSINGVDVNTGTKGLGLEGKAGKKRKGPAAKARELIEKSALEHAPLTLEVERDVAAFEVIVEGVEACGYNVGLSTTDAVNAFADGRNVVVTTGMMRFTESDGELVLVVGHEIAHNAFGHIDKLYGNSFIGLLVDIIIVATTGVDTQGLFSKMAGQAYSREFEAEADYAGLYIAARGDYDITGAANFWRRMAVEHPGAIKDNFSSTHPSAPRRFLAIESTVEEIEEKRRRGEPLVPEEKKREEMEKKEEKGGGD; encoded by the coding sequence GTGCGGACCCTTGCGTCCTTATTTACGGTCCTGGCGTTCGCGGGCTGCGCGCCGACCCTTAAGACCCCCGAGGTCTCGGGAGAGGAGGCACGGGTCGAGGCCGAGAAGCAGCGGGAGATGGCTTTTAGCGTCTTCACCAAGAGGTGGACACGGCTCATGGGTATCTCGATGCCGCTCCTTGTCGCTGGCGCAGGTTTCTGCCGGGACGACCTCCGGTCTTCTTACGGCTTCCTCGTGCACGACAGCTTCTCCTACGGCGAGGACTTCAGGGATATCGCGGAAAGCCGATTCGGGTTCGGGGACGGCGTTGCCGTACGCTACGTGCATCCGGAACTCGCCGCCGCCGGGGCGGGCCTCATGGCCGGGGACAGGCTCGTCTCGATAAACGGGGTGGATGTTAATACCGGAACGAAGGGGCTCGGGCTGGAAGGGAAAGCGGGGAAGAAGAGGAAGGGGCCCGCCGCGAAGGCAAGGGAGCTTATAGAGAAGTCGGCCTTGGAGCATGCACCCTTGACCCTTGAAGTCGAGCGGGACGTCGCCGCCTTCGAGGTGATTGTGGAGGGTGTCGAGGCGTGCGGCTATAACGTAGGGCTTTCGACAACCGACGCGGTCAACGCCTTTGCCGACGGGCGGAACGTGGTCGTCACCACCGGGATGATGCGCTTTACCGAGAGCGACGGGGAACTCGTACTGGTCGTCGGCCACGAGATAGCCCATAACGCCTTCGGCCACATAGACAAGCTATACGGCAACTCCTTCATTGGACTGCTCGTGGATATAATCATAGTCGCCACGACCGGTGTCGACACCCAGGGCCTCTTCTCGAAGATGGCCGGGCAGGCCTACTCCCGGGAGTTCGAGGCCGAGGCGGACTACGCGGGGCTCTATATAGCGGCCCGGGGCGACTACGATATAACCGGCGCGGCGAATTTTTGGCGGCGCATGGCCGTCGAGCACCCCGGCGCCATAAAGGATAATTTTTCCTCCACCCACCCGAGCGCCCCGAGGCGTTTCCTCGCCATCGAGAGCACGGTGGAGGAGATAGAGGAGAAGCGCCGCCGGGGCGAGCCGCTCGTGCCCGAGGAGAAGAAGAGGGAAGAAATGGAAAAAAAGGAAGAAAAAGGGGGAGGGGACTGA
- a CDS encoding PBP1A family penicillin-binding protein, whose translation MEKKDNKSIDKTPASGMSKGKIVLYSMAGLALASLLAGLGTFFYLTRDLPSMRSLVDYTPNLITKVYSQDEQTVGEFYIERRIVVSFASIPRHTINAFLAAEDAKFFEHKGVDYRSIMRALYKNILAGRIVQGGSTITQQVARSFFLSPARKISRKIREAVLAYRIEKHLTKEEILHLYLNQIYLGNGAYGVQAASENYFGKDVQELDLAESALLAILPKAPSRYSPYTNPELAKQRQELVLTRMLEEGFTTREVAEEAINRPLKLKPKRTKSMWAGPYFTEHVRRYIEEKYGEDLLYKGGLQVYTTMDVEMQKAANDAVRRGLRAHDKRRGYRGAAVSLKSAEEIEALREETDKKLSKRPLEIGGIYRAVITDVDKKGRRLKVDIGSRKGVIEHRDMAWAGLYNPTTDPDGGKDVKLQTIFNVGDVVEVMVRGLPETESSPIPLKLEQEPLAQAALLAMEPETGYVKAMVGGGDFSKSQFNRAIQAQRQPGSAFKPIIYTAALDSEFTPATIVVDSPLVFEEERQVDVDSEDPEAETETETEEWTWKPRNFGEKFYGPTTIRNALTKSRNVVTIKVLQEIGVGRAIGYARKLGIEAPLTRDLSLALGSSAVSLLEMTRAFGTLAAMGRRAEPIFITRITDRHGNVLEENIPSHKEVLSPQTSYIITNLLKGVVENGTGWRAKALKRPAAGKTGTTNNLNDAWFMGFVPGLVAGTWIGYDEEYPLGRHETGSKAASPIWVGFMKSALEGVPKENFPIPDGVEFAKIDPRTGLLANSSTENPVFEVFKEGTAPTETSELEDQPEAVDFFMIDAGN comes from the coding sequence ATGGAAAAAAAGGATAATAAAAGTATCGACAAAACCCCCGCGAGCGGGATGAGCAAGGGAAAGATAGTTCTCTACTCGATGGCCGGGCTGGCCCTGGCCTCACTTCTTGCGGGTCTTGGCACCTTCTTCTACCTGACGAGAGACCTTCCCTCCATGCGTTCGCTCGTGGACTACACCCCGAACCTCATAACAAAGGTCTACTCCCAGGACGAGCAGACCGTAGGCGAGTTCTACATAGAGCGGCGGATCGTCGTATCGTTCGCCAGCATCCCCCGGCACACGATAAACGCCTTCCTCGCGGCCGAGGACGCCAAGTTCTTCGAGCACAAGGGGGTGGACTACCGGAGCATCATGAGGGCGCTCTACAAAAACATCCTGGCCGGGCGGATAGTCCAGGGCGGCTCCACCATCACCCAGCAGGTGGCCCGGAGCTTTTTCCTTAGCCCGGCGAGAAAGATATCGAGGAAGATACGCGAGGCCGTGCTGGCCTACCGTATAGAGAAGCACCTCACCAAGGAGGAGATCCTCCACCTCTATTTGAACCAGATATACCTGGGTAACGGCGCCTACGGCGTGCAGGCCGCCTCGGAGAACTACTTCGGAAAGGACGTGCAGGAGCTCGACCTGGCCGAGTCGGCGCTGCTCGCGATCCTCCCCAAGGCCCCGAGCAGGTACTCTCCCTACACCAACCCCGAACTCGCCAAGCAGCGCCAGGAGCTCGTCCTCACGCGTATGCTCGAAGAAGGCTTTACGACCAGGGAAGTGGCCGAGGAGGCGATAAACCGGCCGCTCAAGCTGAAGCCCAAGCGGACAAAGAGCATGTGGGCGGGCCCCTACTTCACCGAGCACGTAAGGCGCTACATCGAGGAGAAGTACGGCGAGGACCTCCTCTACAAAGGGGGGTTGCAGGTCTACACCACAATGGACGTGGAGATGCAGAAGGCCGCCAACGATGCGGTGCGCCGGGGGCTCAGGGCGCACGACAAGAGGAGGGGCTACCGTGGGGCGGCAGTGTCGCTCAAGTCGGCCGAGGAGATAGAGGCCTTACGCGAGGAGACGGACAAGAAGCTTTCCAAAAGGCCGCTTGAGATAGGCGGCATATACCGGGCCGTCATAACGGACGTGGACAAGAAGGGCCGGCGGCTTAAGGTGGACATAGGCAGTCGCAAGGGAGTTATCGAGCACAGGGACATGGCCTGGGCCGGCCTCTACAACCCCACCACCGACCCGGACGGGGGCAAGGACGTAAAACTCCAGACCATATTCAACGTGGGCGACGTGGTGGAGGTCATGGTAAGGGGGCTCCCCGAGACCGAATCCTCCCCTATCCCGCTAAAACTCGAACAGGAGCCGCTCGCTCAAGCCGCCCTGCTGGCCATGGAGCCGGAGACCGGCTACGTCAAGGCAATGGTCGGGGGCGGGGACTTCTCCAAGAGCCAGTTCAACAGGGCCATACAGGCGCAGAGACAGCCCGGCTCGGCCTTCAAGCCCATCATATACACCGCCGCCCTGGACTCCGAATTCACTCCGGCCACCATAGTAGTGGACTCCCCCCTCGTCTTCGAGGAAGAGCGCCAGGTCGACGTTGACTCCGAAGACCCCGAGGCCGAGACGGAGACGGAAACCGAGGAGTGGACGTGGAAGCCGCGTAACTTCGGTGAGAAGTTCTACGGCCCCACCACCATAAGGAACGCGTTGACCAAGTCGAGAAACGTCGTCACCATAAAGGTATTGCAGGAGATAGGCGTGGGCCGCGCCATCGGGTACGCGAGGAAGCTCGGCATAGAGGCCCCGCTCACCCGTGACCTCTCGCTCGCCCTCGGCTCCTCGGCGGTATCGCTCCTCGAGATGACCCGGGCGTTCGGCACCTTAGCGGCCATGGGCAGGAGGGCGGAACCCATCTTCATAACCAGGATCACCGACAGGCACGGAAACGTGCTCGAGGAGAACATCCCGTCCCACAAGGAGGTGCTGAGCCCGCAGACCTCTTACATAATCACCAACCTCCTTAAGGGTGTGGTCGAGAACGGTACGGGCTGGAGGGCAAAGGCGCTCAAGAGGCCGGCCGCGGGCAAGACCGGCACGACGAACAACCTGAACGACGCCTGGTTCATGGGCTTCGTGCCCGGCCTTGTGGCAGGCACCTGGATAGGCTACGACGAGGAGTACCCCCTCGGGAGGCACGAGACGGGCTCGAAGGCGGCCTCCCCCATATGGGTCGGCTTCATGAAGAGTGCGCTTGAAGGCGTCCCCAAGGAAAATTTTCCCATACCCGACGGGGTGGAGTTCGCCAAGATAGACCCCAGGACCGGGCTCCTCGCCAACTCATCGACCGAGAACCCGGTGTTCGAGGTCTTCAAGGAAGGAACCGCGCCGACCGAGACCTCCGAGCTGGAAGACCAGCCCGAGGCCGTTGACTTCTTCATGATAGACGCGGGGAACTAA
- a CDS encoding metallophosphoesterase family protein, whose translation MRYAVISDPHSNLEALTAVLSEIDAFGTDETLCLGDLVGYNADPNECVELIRARGIRCVMGNHDSRASGVEEPGGFNPIAAEALLWTREKLTEENRAFIEKLPRAIEIETGEEAGEGEKNGKKFLAVHGRVNDTDGYILGPRDAVDNFRLLEETGGPGLCFFGHTHVRVAYVETGGRVTVRMDETLEMNVGSNYLVNPGSVGQPRDGDPRAAFLTFDSERMEIESHRVAYDIELTARKIMDSGLPSMLAERLKAGW comes from the coding sequence ATGCGCTACGCCGTAATATCCGACCCGCACTCCAACCTCGAAGCCCTCACCGCAGTCCTTAGTGAAATAGACGCCTTCGGCACGGACGAGACGCTCTGCCTCGGGGACCTCGTCGGCTATAACGCCGACCCGAACGAGTGCGTGGAGCTCATAAGAGCGCGCGGCATACGGTGCGTCATGGGGAACCACGACTCGCGCGCATCGGGGGTGGAGGAGCCGGGCGGGTTCAACCCGATAGCGGCCGAAGCGCTCCTCTGGACGCGCGAAAAACTCACCGAAGAGAACCGGGCGTTTATCGAAAAGTTGCCCCGGGCCATTGAGATAGAAACCGGAGAGGAGGCCGGAGAGGGAGAAAAAAACGGAAAAAAATTTCTCGCAGTACACGGCCGGGTAAACGACACGGACGGCTACATACTGGGCCCCCGCGACGCCGTTGACAACTTCAGGCTCCTTGAAGAGACGGGCGGTCCGGGCCTCTGCTTCTTCGGACACACCCACGTAAGGGTGGCATACGTCGAGACCGGGGGCAGAGTAACGGTCCGGATGGACGAGACACTTGAGATGAACGTGGGCTCGAACTATCTCGTAAACCCCGGCAGCGTAGGTCAACCCCGGGACGGGGACCCGAGGGCCGCGTTCCTTACCTTCGATTCAGAGCGCATGGAGATAGAGTCCCACAGGGTGGCCTACGATATAGAGCTTACGGCGAGAAAAATTATGGATAGCGGCCTCCCCTCCATGCTCGCGGAGAGGTTAAAGGCCGGGTGGTAG